In one window of bacterium DNA:
- a CDS encoding T9SS type A sorting domain-containing protein, with protein sequence MDVHPNPFNSVGKITISSDIYCVADMKIFDISGHIVTEPISNVRISNGETEIPISLDLLSGLYHVMLQGDNSTTATTSFILLK encoded by the coding sequence ATCGATGTTCATCCGAACCCGTTCAATTCCGTCGGGAAGATCACTATTTCGAGTGACATTTATTGTGTCGCCGATATGAAAATCTTCGACATTTCTGGCCACATAGTCACCGAACCGATATCGAACGTGAGAATTTCGAATGGCGAAACGGAGATACCTATCTCGCTCGACCTCCTAAGCGGATTATATCATGTTATGCTTCAGGGCGACAATTCCACAACGGCTACAACCTCATTTATTCTTTTGAAATAG